In Peromyscus maniculatus bairdii isolate BWxNUB_F1_BW_parent chromosome 21, HU_Pman_BW_mat_3.1, whole genome shotgun sequence, one DNA window encodes the following:
- the Mrps18a gene encoding large ribosomal subunit protein mL66: MVRCAIYQEKLTGNFRDQVLPYSCRRISPRHSDQNTCFTQRRTPLDPIPTAERTRSNRGNHEKPARRLRTPRSGSGSTREVRCVSKMAALRALVSGCGRQLQGFLAGPAATGWLWLPARGLREVVEIQEGKTTIIEGRITETPKATPNPPNPSGQCPICRWNLKHKYNYEDVLLLSQFIRPHGGMLPRSVTGLCKEEHRKIEECVKMAHRAGLFPDHRPRLPEGSLPKNKPKLNRYLTRWAPRSVKPIYKKGHRWDKVGMAVGSPLLKDNVCYSKRPWKLFH; encoded by the exons ATGGTGAGGTGTGCGATTTACCAGGAGAAACTAACGGGCAACTTTAGGGACCAGGTTCTGCCATACAGCTGCCGGAGGATCTCCCCTAGACATTCAGACCAGAACACCTGCTTCACACAAAGGCGCACCCCCTTAGACCCAATCCCGACTGCTGAGCGAACCAGAAGCAATCGGGGTAACCACGAGAAACCCGCACGGCGGCTGCGTACGCCCCGCTCCGGAAGCGGAAGTACACGCGAGGTCAGGTGTGTTTCCAAGATGGCGGCCCTCAGGGCGCTGGTGTCCGGCTGCGGGCGGCAGCTCCAAGGGTTCCTGGCAGGCCCCGCCGCGACCGGCTGGCTATGGCTTCCAGCTCGTGGGCTGAGAGAAG TGGTGGAGATCCAAGAAGGGAAGACGACCATA ATTGAAGGCCGAATCACAGAAACTCCCAAGGCAACTCCAAATCCCCCTAACCCCTCAGGCCAGTGTCCCATCTGCCGTTGGAACCTGAAGCACAAATATAACTACGAG GATGTGCTGCTGCTCAGTCAGTTCATCCGGCCTCATGGAGGCATGCTGCCCCGGAGTGTCACAGGCTTGTGCAAGGAAGAACACCGAAAGATCGAGGAGTGTGTAAAGATGGCCCACCGAGCAG GTCTATTCCCAGATCACAGGCCACGGCTTCCAGAAGGGTCCTTACCGAAGAATAAACCCAAGCTCAACCG CTACCTGACTCGCTGGGCTCCCCGCTCTGTCAAGCCCATCTACAAAAAAGGCCACCGTTGGGACAAGGTGGGTATGGCCGTGGGGTCACCACTCCTGAAAGATAATGTCTGCTACTCCAAAAGGCCTTGGAAGCTGTTTCATTAA